The nucleotide sequence GGTCTTCACGATCGAGCCCGGCCTGTACTTCCAGCCCGACGACCTCACCGTGCCGGAGGAGTTCCGCGGCATCGGCGTGCGCATCGAGGACGACATCCTCGTGACCGCCGACGGCGCCGAGAACCTCTCCATCGCGATCCCCCGCACCGCGGGCGACGTCGAGGCGTGGATCGCCCGCCAGGCGGGCTAGATTGGTCTCGTGAGCGCCACGAGAGTCTTCGTCGCCCGACTGGCCGGGTGCTCCGTTTTCGACCCCGCAGGCGACCGCGTGGGCAAGGTCCGCGACGTCCTCGTCGTCTATCGCCGCTCCGAGGCGCCGCGGGTGGTCGGCTTCATCGTCGAGGTGCCCGGCCGGCGTCGGGTCTTCGTGTCGATCGGCCGCGTGACCAGCATCGGCTCCGGCCAGATCATCACCACGGGCAGCGTCACCATGCGCCGCTTCGAGCAGCGCGGCGGCGAGGTCCGCGTGATCGCCGAGCTGCTGGGGCGCAAGGTCCGGCTGCGCGCCGACGACTCGTCCGCGACCATCGAAGACGTGGCGATCGACGAGGTCGCCGAGGGCGAATGGGAGATCGGTCAGGTCTTCCTCCGCAAGCCCAAGGCGACGCCGTCGCCGTTCGGCAAGGGCGCGACCGTCTTCGCGGCCTGGAACGACGTCCGCGAAGAGAACGCCCCCGGCGAGGCGCAGAGCGCCGAGCACGTCATCGCCGCGTACTCCGACCTCCTGCCCGCCGACCTTGCGAACACGCTTCTCGACCTCGGCGAGGAGCGCCGCTACGAGGTCGCCGAAGAGCTCTCCGACGACCGCCTCGCCGACGTGCTGGAGGAGATGCCGGAGGACGAGCAGGTCGCGATCCTCAACCGCCTCGACGACGACCGCGCCGCCGACGTCCTCGACCAGATGCAGCCCGACGACGCCGCCGACCTCATCTCGCAGCTGAGCACGGAACGCTCCGAGGCCCTCCTCGACCTCATGGAGCCCGAAGAGGCCGACGACGTCCGCATGCTCCTGAGCTACGACTCCGACACCGCGGGCGGCCTCATGACCACCGAGCCGGTGATCGTCTCCGGCGACGCCACGGTCGCCGAGGGCCTCGCCATGATCCGCCGCCACGAGATCGCCCCGGCGCTGGGCGCCGCGGTGTGCGTGGTCCTCCCGCCGTACGAGCCGCCCACGGGCCGGTTCCTCGGCATGGTGCACTTCCAGCGGATGCTCCGCTACCCGCCGAACGAGCGTCTCGGCACGCTCCTCGACCAGCAGCTCGAGCCCGTGAACGTGGCCGCGTCCGCCCTCGAGGTGACGCGCGTCATGGCCCGCTACAACCTCGTGTCCGTCCCGGTTGTCGACGACAGCCACCGTCTCGTCGGGGTGGTGACAATCGACGACGTCCTCGACCACGTGCTGCCCGACGACTGGCGCAGCCAGGACCCTGAGCAACCCTTGGGCCGCACCCGGCCCCGCCTCAGAAGAGCACCCGTGACCAGCACCGGAAGGAGGTCGTCGAATGGCACGCGATAGCCGCAGCGACGTCCGACTCGACTCCCCCAAGGGCCTCCGCGTCCGCGTCCTCCCGGGGCGGGGCCGACCGAGTCGCGATCGCTTCGGC is from Frondihabitans australicus and encodes:
- a CDS encoding magnesium transporter MgtE N-terminal domain-containing protein, whose translation is MSATRVFVARLAGCSVFDPAGDRVGKVRDVLVVYRRSEAPRVVGFIVEVPGRRRVFVSIGRVTSIGSGQIITTGSVTMRRFEQRGGEVRVIAELLGRKVRLRADDSSATIEDVAIDEVAEGEWEIGQVFLRKPKATPSPFGKGATVFAAWNDVREENAPGEAQSAEHVIAAYSDLLPADLANTLLDLGEERRYEVAEELSDDRLADVLEEMPEDEQVAILNRLDDDRAADVLDQMQPDDAADLISQLSTERSEALLDLMEPEEADDVRMLLSYDSDTAGGLMTTEPVIVSGDATVAEGLAMIRRHEIAPALGAAVCVVLPPYEPPTGRFLGMVHFQRMLRYPPNERLGTLLDQQLEPVNVAASALEVTRVMARYNLVSVPVVDDSHRLVGVVTIDDVLDHVLPDDWRSQDPEQPLGRTRPRLRRAPVTSTGRRSSNGTR